A single window of Crassostrea angulata isolate pt1a10 chromosome 8, ASM2561291v2, whole genome shotgun sequence DNA harbors:
- the LOC128157947 gene encoding uncharacterized protein LOC128157947 — protein MYRRYRFFLFYLKLGAIVFFIIVLFFLKDFFNTDFYKRPKSSKQPVRQWTEKSPYLVDTSACKIPKIDPFDPSIAKFIKSQREPLLCNRRPSLTYENGTKLHINWTAVNQIKWNGQFGYCKIQPIYRPPNNHDHNYFTYLPSEKFNATIEMRHEFARVICFDRNHRKIHKNFHQFILPKSDVDDRCSLAFNEHRTSSNIEETLSVVMIGVDSVSRLNSQRYMKRMRNYLLKELGAFEMTGYNKVADNTFVNIVPMTMGKFLEEVPWNESMSKIPFDDYDFIWKQFASKGYRTLYAEDAPGIAMFDYSKSGFHRSPADYFNRHFLLAMTVDKSVWYDNHNCVTDRLETDIILSYTYHFMNMYRYTPYFAFSFISGLTHDDLNDAKYADVPYLEFLKKLQENRQLNNTVLILYSDHGVRFGEIRESYVGKMEERLPFFFIVFPQWFLSKYKDYANNLKTNTHRLTTPFDIYETLSDILYFNKSVPIRMGFKNRGISLFREIPEDRGCEEAGILPHWCTCAEFQTLSPTNEIVQNVANNMIKEINIQLNKVFKRCAFLRLGKIKNAIKLLPSEKVLRFEESENDVINRFVKYGDRVNAQVNYQLTFSTVPGNALFEATMQFDESDDSYKMVSDISRINEYGHQSDCVDDYNLRKFCFCKS, from the coding sequence ATGTACCGTCGATACCGGTTCTTTCTGTTTTACCTTAAATTGGGAGCGATCGTTTTCTTTatcattgttcttttttttctaaaagattTTTTCAACACAGACTTTTACAAACGTCCGAAAAGTAGTAAACAACCAGTCAGACAATGGACCGAAAAATCTCCGTATCTGGTTGACACCTCTGCTtgtaaaattccaaaaattgaCCCTTTTGACCCGTCAATTGCCAAATTCATCAAATCTCAACGCGAACCACTTTTGTGTAACCGACGACCGTCACTAACATATGAAAACGGGACCAAGTTGCACATTAATTGGACAGCAgttaatcaaataaaatggaATGGCCAGTTTGGTTACTGTAAAATCCAACCTATATATAGACCGCCGAATAACCATGACCACAACTATTTTACATACTTGCCGAGTGAAAAATTTAACGCTACCATTGAAATGAGGCATGAATTCGCCAGAGTAATATGTTTTGACCGCAATCATAggaaaattcacaaaaatttcCATCAATTTATTTTACCGAAATCCGATGTCGACGATAGGTGTTCACTTGCTTTTAATGAGCATAGAACCAGTTCTAACATTGAGGAGACTCTCAGTGTTGTCATGATTGGGGTGGATTCCGTGTCAAGACTGAATTCGCAAAGGTACATGAAACGCATGCGTAATTATCTATTGAAAGAACTAGGTGCATTTGAGATGACCGGTTATAACAAAGTAGCGGATAATACCTTTGTGAATATTGTTCCTATGACCATGGGAAAATTCTTGGAGGAAGTGCCGTGGAATGAAAGCATGAGTAAAATTCCATTTGATGATTACGATTTCATTTGGAAACAATTTGCTTCAAAAGGATATCGGACTCTTTACGCAGAGGACGCTCCGGGAATTGCTATGTTTGATTATTCGAAATCTGGATTTCACCGGTCTCCAGCGGATTACTTTAACCGACACTTTTTATTGGCTATGACGGTGGACAAGAGTGTTTGGTATGACAACCATAATTGCGTAACAGATAGACTAGAAACCGACATTATTCTAAGCTACACTTACCACTTCATGAACATGTACAGATACACTCCATATTttgctttttcttttatatctgGTTTAACTCATGATGACCTTAACGATGCTAAATATGCAGATGTTCCATATTTAGAATTTCTGAAGAAACTACAGGAAAACAGACAACTCAATAATACAGTGTTGATCTTGTACAGTGATCATGGAGTGCGCTTTGGAGAAATACGTGAATCATACGTTGGGAAAATGGAGGAACGCTtaccttttttctttattgtttttccACAATGGTTTCTCTCGAAATACAAGGATTATGCAAATAATCTGAAAACGAATACTCATCGGTTAACAACACCATTTGATATTTATGAAACTCTTTCtgatattctttattttaacaaatcagTACCAATAAGGATGGGGTTTAAAAACAGAGGCATCAGTCTTTTCCGAGAAATTCCGGAGGACAGAGGATGCGAGGAAGCAGGAATACTTCCGCACTGGTGCACATGCGCCGAATTTCAAACGCTGTCACCGACTAACGAAATTGTACAAAACGTAGCCAACAACATGATAAAGGAAATCAACATCCAACTCAATAAAGTGTTTAAAAGATGCGCGTTTCTAAGATtaggaaaaattaaaaatgccaTTAAACTTCTTCCATCTGAAAAGGTTCTAAGGTTTGAAGAAAGTGagaatgacgtcatcaacagaTTTGTAAAATATGGAGACCGCGTCAACGCACAGGTGAATTATCAGCTGACGTTTAGCACTGTTCCCGGTAACGCGCTGTTTGAGGCTACCATGCAATTTGATGAGAGTGACGACTCGTACAAGATGGTCAGCGATATTAGTAGAATCAACGAATATGGCCACCAGTCTGATTGTGTTGATGACTACAACCTGAGGAAATTTTGCTTCTGTAAATCATGA
- the LOC128159620 gene encoding uncharacterized protein LOC128159620, which yields MPCKRMCPRHGSFVCYLKFAVIALSTIVLISTIDFINTTFRQRSISSVIARSWHARTPYLVDTSACKIPNIDPFDPSIAHFIKPQRKPVMCNKRPPFTFENGTKLQINWTAVSQSKWNGQFGYCKIQPIYRPPNNHDNNYFTYLEISDEFNDTIEMKHEFVRVLCYNSNHGKIHTNFHQFILPKPDVDERCSLAFVKHKDSPNVRETLNVVMIGVDSISRLNSQRYLKHMRNYLLKELGAFEMTGYNKVADNTFVNIVPMTMGKFLEEVPWNESMSKIPFDDYDFIWKQFASKGYRTLYAEDAPEIAIFDYLKSGFHRPPADYFNRHFSLAMTTDKSVWYDNHNCVTDRLETDIILSYIYNFIDMYKYSPYFAFSFITGLTHDFLSSAGYADVPYLEFLKKLRENEQLNNTVLILYSDHGMRFGKMRESYIGKMEERLPFLFFVFPQWFLAKYPDYAENLQTNTRRLTTPFDIYETLSDILYFNEFIPVRRGLKNRGISLFREIPEDRGCEEAGILPHWCTCAEFQTLSPTNEIVQKVANNMIKEINIQLNEVSKRCAFLRLGKIKNAIKLLPSEKVLRFEESKNDVINRFVKYGDRSKAQVNYQLTLSTVPGNALFEATMQFDERDDSYKMVSDISRINEYGHQGDCIDVHKLRKFCYCKS from the coding sequence AATGTGCCCCCGCCATGGGTCCTTCGTATGCTACCTGAAGTTTGCGGTGATTGCTCTCTCCACAATTGTGCTTATATCCACCATAGATTTCATCAACACGACGTTCCGCCAGCGTTCGATAAGTTCTGTAATAGCCAGGTCGTGGCACGCCAGGACCCCGTATCTTGTGGACACGTCTGCTTGTAAGATTCCAAACATCGACCCATTCGACCCGTCCATCGCACACTTCATCAAACCTCAACGCAAACCTGTCATGTGCAATAAAAGACCGccatttacatttgaaaacggGACCAAGTTGCAAATTAACTGGACAGCAGTCAGCCAATCAAAATGGAACGGTCAGTTTGGTTACTGTAAAATTCAACCTATTTATAGACCGCCGAATAACCATGACAacaattattttacatatttggAGATCAGTGATGAGTTCAATGATACCATTGAAATGAAACACGAGTTCGTCAGAGTTTTATGTTACAACAGTAATCATGGGAAAATTCACACAAACTTTCATCAGTTTATTTTACCAAAACCCGATGTAGACGAAAGGTGTTCACTCGCATTTGTGAAACACAAAGACAGCCCTAACGTTAGAGAAACTCTAAATGTTGTCATGATTGGGGTGGATTCCATTTCAAGACTGAATTCGCAAAGGTACCTGAAACACATGCGTAATTATCTATTGAAAGAACTAGGTGCATTTGAGATGACCGGATACAACAAAGTAGCAGACAATACTTTTGTGAACATTGTACCTATGACCATGGGAAAATTCTTGGAGGAAGTGCCCTGGAATGAAAGCATGAGTAAAATTCCATTTGACGATTACGATTTCATTTGGAAACAATTTGCTTCAAAAGGATATCGGACTCTTTACGCAGAGGACGCGCCAGAAATCGCCatctttgattatttaaaatccGGATTTCACCGGCCCCCAGCGGATTACTTTAACCGACATTTTTCATTGGCTATGACGACGGACAAGAGTGTTTGGTATGACAATCATAACTGCGTAACAGACAGACTGGAAACCGACATTATTCTCAGCTACATTTACAACTTCATTGACATGTACAAATACTCTCCATATTTCGCATTCTCATTTATCACAGGTTTAACACATGATTTTCTGAGCAGTGCTGGATATGCAGATGTTCCATATTTAGAATTTCTGAAGAAATTAAGAGAAAACGAACAGCTAAATAATACAGTGTTGATCTTGTATAGTGACCACGGAATGCGTTTTGGCAAAATGCGCGAATCCTACATTGGTAAGATGGAGGAGCGCTTaccttttcttttctttgtttttccgCAATGGTTTCTTGCTAAATACCCGGATTATGCAGAAAATCTTCAAACGAATACTCGGAGGCTAACGACACCTTTTGACATTTATGAAACTCTTTCcgatattctttattttaacgAATTCATACCAGTTAGAAGGGGGCTTAAAAACAGAGGCATCAGTCTTTTCCGAGAAATTCCTGAGGACAGAGGATGCGAGGAAGCTGGAATACTTCCGCACTGGTGCACATGCGCCGAATTTCAAACGCTGTCACCGACTAACGAAATCGTACAAAAAGTAGCCAACAACATGATAAAGGAAATCAACATCCAACTAAATGAAGTGTCTAAAAGATGCGCATTTCTAAGATtaggaaaaattaaaaatgccaTTAAACTTCTTCCATCTGAAAAggttttaagatttgaagaaagtaagaatgacgtcatcaacagaTTTGTAAAATATGGAGACCGCTCCAAAGCACAGGTGAATTATCAGCTGACGTTGAGCACTGTTCCCGGTAACGCGCTGTTTGAGGCTACCATGCAATTTGATGAGAGAGACGACTCGTACAAGATGGTCAGCGATATTAGTAGAATCAACGAATATGGCCATCAGGGTGATTGCATAGACGTCCACAAACTGAGAAAATTCTGCTACTGTAAATCGTGA